The Staphylococcus sp. KG4-3 genome has a window encoding:
- a CDS encoding MFS transporter has product MSVMRIATFILSIFIVGMVEMMVAGIMNLMSNDLHVTEAVVGQLVTLYAITFAIAGPILVKLTNRFSPRPVLLWALATFIIGNVIIAMAPNFSILVFGRILSSAAAALIVVKILALTALLTAPQHRGKMIGIVYSGFSGANVFGVPIGTIIGDLVGWRYTFLFIVAVSVLVGILMYFYVPQPQFETPKTDTETTQRTSSYSKILRPAEIVKYLSITFLLLVANSVTFIYINPLMLKSGHDLSFVSIALLINGVAGVIGTSMGGFLSDKLTSKRWLTIATTIFIIMMLILNVFLPGTGLLLMVIFIWNIMQWSTNPAVQSGIIEHVEGDTSQVMSWNMSSLNAGIGIGGIVGGLVVSKVDVFATTYFSAAIALLAFILIISLKNVAKFNKAQV; this is encoded by the coding sequence ATGTCAGTGATGAGAATTGCAACATTCATTTTAAGTATATTTATCGTAGGTATGGTTGAAATGATGGTTGCTGGAATTATGAATTTAATGAGTAATGATTTACATGTCACTGAAGCGGTAGTTGGGCAGTTAGTAACTCTATATGCGATCACATTTGCTATAGCTGGTCCAATATTAGTGAAATTAACTAATCGCTTTTCACCGAGACCAGTATTATTATGGGCGTTAGCAACTTTTATTATAGGGAATGTAATTATTGCTATGGCGCCAAATTTTTCAATCTTGGTGTTTGGACGTATATTATCATCTGCTGCGGCAGCGTTAATCGTGGTTAAAATATTAGCATTAACGGCCTTATTAACAGCTCCGCAACACCGTGGGAAAATGATTGGTATTGTATATTCAGGATTTAGCGGTGCTAATGTGTTTGGTGTACCTATTGGGACAATTATAGGTGACTTAGTAGGGTGGAGATATACATTCTTATTTATCGTCGCAGTCAGCGTGCTAGTTGGTATACTAATGTACTTTTATGTACCACAGCCACAATTTGAAACGCCTAAAACAGATACAGAGACAACGCAACGTACAAGTAGTTATTCTAAAATATTAAGACCGGCAGAAATTGTAAAATATTTGAGTATAACGTTTTTACTACTCGTTGCCAATTCAGTGACATTTATTTATATTAATCCATTGATGCTGAAAAGTGGCCATGATTTATCATTTGTGTCTATCGCATTGTTGATTAATGGTGTAGCAGGTGTAATAGGTACCTCAATGGGTGGATTCTTATCAGATAAACTCACAAGTAAACGTTGGTTAACGATTGCGACAACCATTTTTATCATTATGATGTTAATCTTAAATGTCTTCTTACCAGGCACAGGTCTATTATTGATGGTTATCTTTATATGGAATATCATGCAGTGGAGTACAAATCCAGCTGTACAAAGTGGTATCATTGAACATGTAGAAGGTGATACGAGCCAAGTTATGAGTTGGAACATGTCTAGTTTAAACGCAGGAATTGGTATAGGTGGCATAGTAGGTGGCTTAGTTGTTTCAAAAGTAGATGTTTTTGCAACAACGTATTTTAGTGCGGCAATTGCCTTATTAGCATTTATATTAATCATTAGTTTAAAAAATGTCGCGAAATTTAATAAAGCTCAGGTATAA